From Thermoflavifilum aggregans, a single genomic window includes:
- a CDS encoding glycosyltransferase encodes MSRRILIMPTSYNVFGAETNMLTLIKALHASSQYQIHVLISGWNNGQFESELKKAGICNYSFFKLGWFYLSKPLWTVDGLVHLPAAYMHFLRLYHTFKPDVIFTNTYRYLFQLFPFFTCPVVLKIQDQLSVDRQARWILLRIDRKIHYYCVVSDFIRMDLISLGINPDKIKVIHTGMEAEAKWQKTNYLKQDILRIGMVGQIIPRKGHHVLIQALEKLADKSHPFILEIWGTGDETYIRKIKSQIQDLKLEEYIIWKGYESDRNRIYQDMDLLVVPTTFPQEPFAVVVVEAMAYGIPVIASNGGGFPEIIDHGKNGFLFAPGDADELAQYIAIMLQQPDLRRKMGEAARKKVEQQFTKEKMLHAFFDLLNEM; translated from the coding sequence ATGAGTAGGCGCATACTCATCATGCCTACATCCTATAATGTGTTTGGTGCAGAAACCAATATGCTTACATTGATTAAAGCCCTGCATGCATCTTCACAATATCAGATACATGTTTTAATCAGCGGATGGAATAACGGGCAATTTGAATCTGAATTAAAGAAGGCTGGTATTTGTAATTATTCATTTTTCAAGCTGGGATGGTTTTACCTATCAAAGCCTCTGTGGACAGTGGATGGTCTGGTGCATCTCCCGGCAGCTTACATGCATTTTTTGCGTTTATATCATACCTTTAAGCCTGATGTTATATTTACAAACACATACAGATATCTGTTTCAGTTATTTCCGTTTTTCACATGTCCGGTAGTATTAAAGATACAAGATCAGCTATCAGTTGACCGGCAGGCAAGATGGATTTTACTTCGGATTGATCGCAAGATTCACTACTACTGTGTAGTTTCTGATTTTATTCGCATGGATTTAATAAGCCTTGGGATAAATCCGGATAAGATAAAGGTTATACATACCGGAATGGAAGCCGAAGCAAAATGGCAAAAAACAAATTACCTGAAGCAAGATATCCTGCGAATAGGCATGGTGGGCCAGATTATTCCCCGCAAAGGACATCATGTGTTGATTCAGGCATTGGAGAAATTGGCAGATAAATCTCATCCGTTTATCTTGGAAATATGGGGAACAGGTGATGAAACATATATCAGGAAAATAAAATCGCAGATTCAGGATTTGAAACTCGAAGAATATATTATCTGGAAAGGATATGAATCAGACAGAAACCGTATTTACCAGGATATGGATTTGCTCGTTGTTCCCACTACATTTCCTCAGGAGCCTTTTGCAGTGGTTGTGGTGGAAGCCATGGCTTATGGTATTCCTGTTATTGCATCGAATGGCGGAGGATTTCCAGAAATCATAGACCATGGTAAAAACGGATTCCTGTTTGCTCCAGGTGATGCAGATGAACTTGCTCAATACATTGCTATTATGCTTCAGCAACCAGATTTGAGAAGAAAAATGGGAGAAGCAGCAAGGAAAAAAGTAGAGCAGCAGTTCACAAAGGAAAAGATGTTGCATGCATTTTTTGATTTGCTCAATGAAATGTGA
- a CDS encoding glycosyltransferase family protein, translating into MGKNPGMKKILIISPHFPPSNLVNVHRARLFATHLPAFGWEPIVLTVHEKYYEEKPDWNLVKLLPENLRVEKVKALPVKPVRLVGDIGIRGFIPLLIKAVQLIRKEHVDFLYIPVPSNYTALIGRLAHMYTGIPYGIDYNDPWIYRPFHRLKPFSKEWCVLRLAYVLEPFSVKKAVLITAVAPGYYQGVYARNPHLKNACVWVAMPHGGEPEDHRRIKSLNLKPYLFKKNKHRFQFVYAGAMWPHAYKPLESICSAIAHDEKLKTQIEIHFIGTGRHPNDPEGFNIRPVAEKWELWQTCIYEYPARIPYLDVLVHLQAADGIFILGSTEPHYTPSKVYQAVLSEKPILAVLHSQSTAVQIIRNTRAGIVLDFDGENGLTHIEQAFADNCNRFLCFAAQFHPGQIDRQAFASYSAREVTRRLAEALDQALLRVRAG; encoded by the coding sequence ATGGGAAAAAATCCTGGAATGAAAAAAATCCTGATAATCAGTCCGCATTTTCCACCATCCAACTTGGTGAATGTGCATCGTGCCCGTTTGTTTGCCACCCATCTTCCGGCGTTTGGATGGGAACCGATTGTCCTCACCGTACATGAAAAATATTATGAAGAAAAACCCGATTGGAATCTGGTAAAACTTTTACCTGAAAACTTACGCGTAGAAAAAGTGAAAGCCTTGCCGGTGAAGCCCGTCAGGCTGGTGGGTGATATAGGTATCAGAGGATTTATTCCTTTACTAATAAAAGCTGTTCAACTGATCCGGAAAGAGCATGTGGATTTTTTATATATTCCTGTTCCGTCAAACTATACAGCACTCATTGGTCGCCTGGCGCATATGTACACCGGCATCCCTTACGGAATAGATTACAATGACCCATGGATTTATCGGCCATTTCATCGTTTGAAGCCTTTTTCTAAAGAATGGTGTGTGCTGCGACTGGCTTATGTGCTGGAGCCGTTTTCTGTAAAAAAAGCAGTATTGATAACAGCCGTAGCTCCGGGTTATTACCAGGGAGTTTATGCACGCAATCCGCATCTGAAAAACGCTTGTGTATGGGTCGCTATGCCTCATGGAGGTGAACCGGAAGATCATCGTCGGATCAAATCATTGAATTTGAAGCCTTATTTGTTTAAAAAAAATAAGCATCGGTTTCAATTTGTATATGCAGGTGCCATGTGGCCGCATGCATATAAACCATTGGAAAGCATCTGCTCTGCCATTGCACACGATGAAAAACTCAAAACACAAATAGAAATTCATTTTATTGGTACAGGCCGGCATCCCAATGATCCGGAAGGCTTCAACATCAGGCCGGTGGCAGAAAAATGGGAGCTGTGGCAAACCTGTATCTATGAATATCCGGCCAGGATTCCTTATCTGGATGTGCTGGTACACTTGCAAGCGGCTGATGGCATTTTTATTCTGGGCAGCACGGAGCCACATTATACACCTTCTAAAGTGTATCAGGCTGTGCTTTCTGAAAAACCTATTCTGGCAGTATTGCATAGCCAGAGTACGGCTGTGCAGATTATCCGGAATACCCGTGCCGGGATTGTGCTGGATTTTGACGGAGAAAACGGATTAACGCATATTGAGCAGGCATTTGCAGATAATTGTAACAGATTTTTATGTTTTGCTGCCCAGTTTCATCCGGGGCAAATTGACCGACAGGCTTTTGCATCCTATTCGGCCCGAGAGGTTACCCGCAGACTGGCTGAAGCTCTTGATCAGGCTTTGCTTCGTGTCAGGGCAGGTTGA
- a CDS encoding glycosyltransferase family protein, translated as MHHHSYTFITTAGLDSNPRLVKELSVLKRNASVHVIAFNVHRHSSHDGIIVQQFSDFTIKMLSALRKPFLPWLFSSFAHEVARLLGLVFTKSLLIHSIAHDKRTVLLLAELLLHKRKYTSEMIICHNLGALYPGYVLSRITGARLAFDMEDYHPGELIEGNAEKEKKRRELILQKMLPHCAYVSFAADGFYELTKKYLIADVPNPVVIYNTFHSDEFIEPQPLTDEKIRFIWFSQTIGWGRGLELFLEAIIRLDYPYEITLIGRVNDAAFVKELRKCPHVLIYPPLQQAELHRQLSAYDIGLALELSTIDLNKNYALSNKLFAYLQAGLFVMATDTLGQKQFLQRFPMHHVLCKQTVEGMCEAIRIIAHALPQIREQRLTRYQAARCIAWEHEQYKLIQVWEKILE; from the coding sequence ATGCATCACCATTCCTATACTTTTATTACTACTGCAGGACTTGATTCCAATCCGAGGCTGGTAAAAGAGTTATCTGTTCTGAAAAGAAATGCAAGTGTTCATGTGATAGCATTTAATGTTCATCGTCATTCTTCTCATGACGGGATTATTGTGCAGCAATTTTCGGATTTTACCATCAAGATGCTATCGGCTCTGAGAAAACCATTTCTTCCCTGGCTGTTTTCTTCTTTTGCACATGAGGTTGCCAGGCTATTGGGATTGGTATTTACAAAATCACTTTTAATCCATTCAATTGCACATGATAAAAGAACTGTTTTGCTTTTAGCTGAATTACTTCTCCATAAAAGAAAGTATACAAGTGAAATGATTATTTGCCATAATCTCGGAGCTTTATATCCGGGTTATGTTCTTTCCAGAATCACGGGTGCCAGGTTGGCTTTCGACATGGAAGATTATCATCCCGGGGAGCTGATAGAGGGTAATGCGGAAAAGGAGAAAAAAAGAAGGGAATTGATCCTGCAAAAAATGCTTCCCCACTGTGCGTATGTATCATTTGCTGCGGATGGATTTTATGAATTAACAAAGAAATATTTAATTGCTGACGTTCCCAATCCCGTTGTGATATACAACACCTTTCATTCGGATGAGTTTATCGAACCACAACCTTTGACAGATGAAAAAATCAGGTTTATCTGGTTTTCACAAACCATTGGCTGGGGAAGAGGGCTGGAGCTTTTTTTGGAAGCCATCATCAGGCTTGATTATCCTTATGAGATCACCCTGATTGGTCGTGTTAATGATGCAGCTTTTGTAAAAGAGTTGAGAAAGTGTCCGCACGTGCTGATATATCCGCCACTGCAGCAGGCAGAGCTTCATCGGCAGCTGAGTGCTTATGATATAGGGCTGGCATTGGAATTAAGTACAATTGATTTGAATAAAAACTATGCTCTATCCAATAAGTTGTTTGCATATCTGCAGGCGGGACTGTTTGTGATGGCTACCGATACGCTCGGCCAGAAGCAATTTCTGCAAAGGTTTCCCATGCATCATGTGCTATGCAAACAAACAGTAGAAGGTATGTGTGAAGCTATTCGAATCATTGCTCATGCATTGCCACAAATTCGGGAACAACGGTTGACACGTTATCAGGCTGCCCGGTGTATAGCATGGGAGCATGAACAATACAAGCTGATTCAGGTATGGGAAAAAATCCTGGAATGA
- a CDS encoding class I SAM-dependent methyltransferase, whose protein sequence is MAFTTKIKQYLNSILNPLNMQIDSCTVERLEAQRIGYLQQKEYFEKKLFDIPMLKNYDPNLFLHAIQSYNHAFNRFLGESLDDVSYSFQNIYYTHPDAEVLYTMIRNLKPKRVIEIGSGNSTKLIRQAVTDGSLSTRIISIDPHPRVSIAKIADEIFDITLEEFYFSHSNYFYSLEANDILFIDSSHQIKTGNDVVFIYNMIIPQLPAGVIIHAHDIYLPFDYPLSIVRKKWNFTEQYLLHALLQNQNQYEILWPGYYLYKTWADFDDYFPFNKSHLPALSFWIRRLA, encoded by the coding sequence ATGGCGTTCACCACAAAAATCAAACAATATTTAAATTCCATCCTGAATCCGCTTAACATGCAGATCGATTCCTGTACGGTAGAAAGGCTGGAGGCGCAAAGAATCGGCTATCTCCAACAGAAGGAATATTTTGAGAAAAAGTTATTTGATATTCCCATGCTGAAAAATTACGACCCAAATTTGTTTTTACATGCTATCCAATCCTATAACCATGCATTCAATCGTTTTTTAGGTGAAAGTTTGGATGATGTGAGTTATTCGTTTCAGAATATTTACTATACTCATCCAGATGCTGAGGTGCTGTACACCATGATCAGAAATCTGAAACCCAAAAGGGTAATTGAAATCGGATCCGGGAACAGTACGAAATTGATCAGACAGGCGGTTACAGATGGTAGTTTGTCCACCCGCATCATCAGCATTGACCCGCATCCGAGAGTAAGCATTGCAAAAATTGCAGATGAGATATTTGATATCACACTGGAAGAATTTTATTTTTCGCATAGCAACTATTTTTATTCCCTGGAGGCGAATGATATACTGTTTATTGACTCAAGCCATCAGATAAAAACAGGCAATGATGTGGTATTTATATACAACATGATTATTCCTCAATTACCTGCTGGGGTGATTATTCATGCACATGATATTTACCTGCCTTTTGATTATCCTTTATCCATAGTGCGAAAAAAGTGGAATTTTACTGAGCAATATCTTCTGCATGCTTTGCTGCAAAATCAAAACCAGTATGAGATCCTATGGCCGGGTTACTATTTGTACAAAACATGGGCAGATTTTGATGATTATTTTCCATTTAATAAAAGTCATTTACCTGCCTTGAGTTTCTGGATTAGGAGGTTAGCGTGA
- a CDS encoding MOP flippase family protein, translating to MSLRKQAIEGVAWNSIGQIGNTILQFILSIILMRLLKPDDYGILAMAMVCIGFVGILNEFGVSTAIVQNRDIQQSELSSIFWFMILNGMFFTVLIYVGSSWIAHFFHTDQLKDVLRWLSLNFLIGSIGVIPAGLLQQQMKFKMINIINIISVILSGIAGIYLAYMGKGVMSLVAQTLCALIITVLLRFIFCNWYPLAIFKFSHLKKVFSFSFFLTGYSVVDYWSRRADDLLVGKFLGSTALGIYSRGYYLMLRPIAQIYSIIGSVVTASFSAIQHDKKKIRESYVHILQITSLFIFPALIGLSAVSDNLVIAVFGDKWKEAIPIIRILSLSGIPVSLSVCTSWIYISQNKTGLMFYWGLFNSVMIILSVLIGLWYGSLIAIAIAYTIANVLLLYPAVLISGRLISLNFKDFILKITPELSISLFMGAMVYLIGKILPQGLTDLQKSVIQVLSGIIIFSTCVYVFQLHAFKLIKSVLTDVGISKTIGRLVGSRYFSFLYD from the coding sequence ATGTCACTCAGGAAGCAGGCAATAGAAGGGGTAGCCTGGAATTCAATCGGGCAGATAGGCAATACAATTTTGCAATTTATTCTGTCTATTATCTTGATGAGACTTTTAAAACCGGATGATTATGGAATACTTGCCATGGCCATGGTATGCATAGGGTTTGTAGGAATATTGAATGAATTCGGTGTAAGCACAGCCATTGTCCAAAACAGGGACATTCAGCAAAGCGAATTGTCGAGCATATTCTGGTTCATGATATTGAACGGTATGTTTTTTACGGTTTTGATTTATGTAGGGTCTTCCTGGATTGCTCATTTCTTTCATACGGATCAATTGAAAGATGTATTGAGATGGCTTTCTTTGAACTTTCTGATAGGAAGTATCGGCGTTATACCCGCCGGCTTATTGCAACAACAGATGAAGTTTAAAATGATAAATATTATTAACATCATCAGTGTCATCTTAAGCGGTATTGCAGGTATATATTTGGCTTATATGGGAAAAGGAGTCATGAGCCTTGTAGCACAAACCTTGTGCGCATTGATTATTACAGTATTGCTAAGATTTATATTTTGCAACTGGTATCCATTGGCAATATTTAAATTCAGCCACCTGAAAAAGGTTTTCTCTTTCAGTTTTTTTCTTACCGGATACAGTGTGGTTGACTACTGGAGCCGGCGTGCCGATGATCTATTGGTTGGTAAATTCCTGGGATCCACTGCGTTGGGAATATATTCCAGAGGATATTATCTGATGCTGAGACCTATTGCCCAGATTTACAGTATAATCGGATCTGTTGTTACTGCTTCGTTTTCAGCTATTCAACATGATAAAAAAAAGATTCGTGAATCGTATGTACACATCTTGCAGATTACTTCTTTATTTATTTTTCCTGCTTTGATAGGATTGAGTGCTGTATCAGACAACTTGGTAATAGCTGTGTTTGGTGATAAATGGAAAGAAGCCATTCCAATCATCAGGATTTTAAGTTTATCCGGCATTCCGGTTTCATTAAGTGTATGCACGTCCTGGATTTACATTTCCCAGAATAAGACAGGGTTGATGTTTTATTGGGGTCTGTTTAATTCCGTCATGATCATTTTATCTGTTTTAATCGGATTGTGGTATGGAAGCCTGATTGCCATCGCAATAGCATATACAATAGCGAATGTATTATTGCTTTATCCAGCTGTCTTGATATCCGGCAGATTGATTTCCCTGAATTTTAAGGATTTCATTCTGAAGATAACTCCGGAACTGTCTATTTCTTTGTTTATGGGTGCAATGGTGTACCTCATTGGAAAAATTTTACCACAGGGATTAACCGATTTGCAGAAATCCGTTATTCAGGTTCTGTCTGGTATTATCATTTTTTCTACATGTGTGTATGTATTTCAATTACATGCATTCAAACTTATTAAATCTGTTTTGACGGATGTAGGTATTTCCAAAACAATCGGCCGATTGGTGGGTAGCAGATATTTCTCTTTTCTGTATGATTGA
- a CDS encoding glycosyltransferase family 4 protein → MELFGTKKKNIRINFWYLTAFTQKGGIETFNRTFIKALANIQVIKPYSIRIFSVYDKNPDRRYISNLKWKGYGGHRIRFVIRALWQGLKCDVLIVGHIHLAPIAIILKWLNPNCKVLLIAHGIEVWEPSDKYQKKLLQKARLVLAVSNFTRSRLIEQQHLPAERIQIFPNCIDPYFPLPNTSKIMPSDLLKKHRLKANQKIILSVCRLSSKEQYKGYDRVIEALPFVVDKFADVVYILVGQYDTKELNRLLQLAEKFQVSDRLIVTGFVSDNELAAYYQLADLFILPSSGEGFGIVFLEALAYGLPVIAYDSGGVRDALNGAKKCILLKSLHADIIAEACIWLLNESAEKCIDVKFTFEDFQGRLMNILSKVESEVRQE, encoded by the coding sequence ATGGAGCTGTTTGGTACGAAGAAAAAAAACATCCGGATTAATTTTTGGTATTTAACGGCATTCACCCAAAAAGGTGGCATTGAAACTTTTAACCGAACTTTCATAAAAGCGCTTGCTAATATTCAGGTTATTAAGCCTTATTCAATTCGCATTTTTTCGGTATATGATAAAAATCCTGATAGAAGATATATTTCAAATTTAAAGTGGAAGGGATATGGTGGTCATCGCATTCGCTTTGTCATCCGGGCACTGTGGCAAGGTTTAAAATGTGATGTCCTGATTGTAGGTCATATTCATCTGGCACCTATTGCAATCATCCTAAAATGGTTGAATCCAAATTGCAAAGTTTTGTTGATTGCTCATGGGATAGAAGTGTGGGAACCATCTGATAAGTATCAAAAGAAATTATTGCAAAAAGCGAGGCTTGTGTTGGCTGTAAGCAATTTCACACGTTCAAGACTCATCGAGCAACAACACTTACCTGCGGAGCGGATTCAAATTTTTCCCAACTGTATTGATCCGTATTTTCCGCTACCGAACACTTCCAAAATAATGCCATCGGATCTGTTGAAGAAACATCGCCTCAAGGCTAACCAGAAAATTATTCTTTCAGTATGTCGCCTTTCATCAAAAGAGCAATACAAAGGGTATGACCGGGTTATTGAAGCTTTGCCTTTTGTAGTTGATAAGTTTGCTGATGTGGTTTATATACTTGTGGGGCAGTATGATACAAAGGAGTTAAATCGTTTGCTGCAACTGGCAGAGAAATTTCAGGTTTCAGATCGGTTAATTGTTACCGGATTTGTATCTGATAATGAACTTGCTGCGTATTATCAGCTAGCTGATTTGTTCATATTGCCGAGTTCAGGAGAGGGTTTTGGTATAGTATTTCTGGAGGCCTTAGCCTATGGATTGCCTGTTATTGCTTATGATTCAGGAGGAGTAAGAGATGCGTTAAACGGAGCAAAAAAATGCATCTTGCTTAAATCACTTCATGCAGATATCATTGCGGAAGCCTGTATCTGGCTTCTCAATGAGAGTGCGGAAAAATGCATAGATGTTAAGTTTACCTTTGAAGATTTTCAGGGAAGGCTTATGAATATTCTGAGCAAGGTTGAAAGTGAGGTTCGGCAGGAATAA
- a CDS encoding glycosyltransferase family 4 protein, with translation MRLAVVITHPIQYYAPLFQLLNRQDNLQLKVFYTWSQAQQGVFDAGFQKTIRWDIPLLTGYDYSFIPNTASKPGCNHFMGIQNPSLIPDIHKWKPDAVWVIGWNYQSHLRLMRACKKYRIPVYFSGDSTLLDEKPGLHRLMRRMFLRWVYRHVDYALYAGQHNRAYFLAHGLKPHQLIYAPHAVDNERFADEDGRYMQQALAWRKQMGIEQHDCVFLFAGKLVPKKNPMLLLQAFQHLRNSPTHLVFVGNGVLEQSLKKQVMPDSWLAVHVHFMPFQNQSIMPAVYRMGDVFVLPSQGPGETWGLAVNEAMACGIPVIVSNRVGCAPDLVIEGKTGWVFEAGKIERLAEIMKQIVRMYQHEPYHLKQIGNQAYQHIQRFSFHQVTDNFIRNMQSERYE, from the coding sequence ATGCGGTTGGCTGTGGTGATTACTCATCCCATTCAATATTATGCACCCTTGTTTCAATTGCTGAACAGGCAGGACAACCTGCAACTGAAAGTATTTTATACCTGGTCGCAGGCACAGCAGGGTGTATTTGATGCAGGATTTCAAAAAACAATCCGCTGGGATATTCCTTTGCTGACAGGTTATGATTATTCCTTTATTCCCAACACAGCCTCCAAACCCGGATGTAATCATTTCATGGGTATTCAGAATCCATCTTTGATTCCTGACATTCATAAATGGAAACCTGATGCGGTTTGGGTGATAGGGTGGAACTACCAAAGCCATCTGCGATTGATGCGTGCTTGTAAAAAATATCGGATCCCTGTTTATTTCAGCGGTGATTCCACATTGCTGGATGAGAAGCCTGGCCTGCACCGACTCATGCGAAGAATGTTTTTGCGCTGGGTATATCGTCATGTTGATTATGCTCTTTATGCAGGGCAGCATAACAGAGCCTATTTCCTGGCGCACGGACTAAAGCCTCATCAGCTTATTTATGCACCACATGCTGTGGATAATGAGCGTTTTGCTGATGAGGATGGCAGATACATGCAGCAGGCTTTGGCATGGAGAAAACAAATGGGTATAGAACAGCACGATTGCGTGTTTTTGTTTGCAGGAAAACTTGTACCGAAAAAAAATCCGATGCTGTTACTGCAGGCATTTCAACATCTCAGGAACAGCCCCACCCATCTTGTATTTGTGGGCAATGGTGTGCTGGAACAATCCTTAAAAAAGCAGGTCATGCCTGATTCCTGGCTGGCGGTGCATGTGCATTTCATGCCGTTTCAGAACCAAAGTATCATGCCGGCTGTCTATCGGATGGGTGATGTATTTGTATTGCCTTCGCAAGGTCCTGGTGAAACCTGGGGGTTGGCAGTAAATGAAGCCATGGCCTGTGGCATACCGGTTATTGTGAGCAATCGTGTGGGATGTGCACCCGATCTGGTTATCGAAGGGAAAACCGGATGGGTGTTTGAAGCGGGCAAAATAGAACGGCTGGCAGAAATCATGAAACAGATAGTGCGGATGTATCAACATGAACCGTATCATCTGAAGCAGATAGGAAACCAGGCTTATCAGCATATTCAGCGGTTTTCTTTTCACCAGGTGACGGATAACTTCATTCGGAACATGCAATCTGAAAGATATGAGTAG
- a CDS encoding GumC family protein: MANENGQDFFQPDAQQQMRNLRETLWKYLLHWPLFVVFLVLAGVLAWLYLSYQAPVYEIHSTMIVKTQSNTLLGDANSSNPQAPFSQLIFPNENMNLDDEIALMKSEFFLSRVVARLQLQEVYLKTGQFRDLQLFDDAPFHIQVIHIADSNKTYRFQIQLPDDHHFLINRDPQPYSFNSLIFVGSSVFRIQRSSGAFDADARYQFTWVPVRKAIEQLNKNLNIIQKNTSSSVLDFTYQTPYPREGEKILNTLMEEYIRYSVEEKSQIAQHTYEFVSQRIQLLEHGLGAMESNLQQFRKQNQLLDLDQQSTQYLSSMGTLQERLQKADIQLQLLNMLETEIRTHPHQYNLTPTNLGIEDMTLTALIAQYNQLALRRQNELQQTTPDNPIIRKLESSLDDLQAALIQNLQTLQHSYELTRNQLKEQLQAIQNTALQLPEKEDQLNNIRQAQLIKNALYTYLLQKREEIGIQLASIAPDGKIFSSATAGNFPVAPRRRTVAIVALLFAFAFPVGIIYVKDMLNDKVMTRADVRKHATLGIIGEIGHSRSDEPLVVLPDSRDMIAEQFRILRANLIRELSVIPHAPLIMICSSFAGEGKSFLSCNLASSFALRGQRVLLMEFDLRKPKLMERLQMPVGKGIADVLRGKADLSAAIQQVPQVDQLFVISAGSLPSNPAELILSATMPALIKKVREQFDLIVIDTPPVSFVSDAFILGEYADLTLLVVRQRFTLRRHVEMLEDLHQQKRFARPFIVVNDVKWAGYQGYYQYGYGYYGANGYGYYISGRRRKSIRSWLQS, from the coding sequence ATGGCAAATGAAAATGGGCAGGACTTTTTCCAGCCTGATGCACAGCAGCAGATGAGAAACCTCAGGGAAACCCTGTGGAAATACCTGCTGCACTGGCCCCTGTTTGTTGTGTTTCTGGTACTTGCAGGTGTGCTGGCGTGGCTGTATCTGAGCTATCAGGCACCCGTGTATGAAATTCATTCGACTATGATCGTGAAAACCCAGTCTAACACCTTACTGGGTGATGCAAATTCATCCAACCCCCAGGCACCGTTCAGCCAGCTCATTTTCCCGAATGAAAATATGAATCTCGATGATGAGATTGCGCTGATGAAGTCTGAATTTTTTCTCAGCCGGGTGGTAGCTCGTCTGCAGCTTCAGGAAGTATATCTGAAAACAGGTCAATTTCGCGATCTCCAGTTATTTGATGATGCACCTTTTCATATTCAGGTCATTCACATTGCCGACAGCAACAAAACCTATCGTTTTCAGATTCAGTTACCGGACGACCATCATTTCCTGATCAACCGAGACCCGCAGCCATATTCTTTCAACAGCCTGATATTCGTAGGAAGTTCGGTTTTTCGCATTCAACGCAGTTCCGGGGCATTTGACGCGGATGCCCGTTATCAGTTTACCTGGGTGCCGGTTCGTAAAGCAATTGAGCAGCTAAACAAGAATTTGAATATCATTCAGAAAAACACCAGTTCCAGTGTGCTCGATTTTACGTATCAGACTCCTTATCCGCGTGAAGGAGAAAAGATACTGAATACCCTGATGGAAGAATATATTCGCTACAGTGTGGAAGAGAAAAGCCAGATTGCACAGCATACCTATGAATTTGTAAGCCAGCGGATCCAGCTGCTGGAGCATGGGCTGGGCGCCATGGAAAGCAACCTTCAGCAGTTCCGGAAGCAAAATCAGCTGCTGGATCTGGATCAGCAATCTACCCAGTATTTATCGAGCATGGGCACCCTGCAGGAACGACTGCAGAAAGCTGATATCCAGCTTCAGCTGCTGAATATGCTCGAAACGGAAATCCGCACCCATCCTCATCAGTACAATCTCACGCCCACCAATCTGGGTATTGAGGATATGACGCTTACCGCGCTGATTGCTCAATATAACCAGCTGGCGTTGCGCCGGCAAAATGAGCTGCAGCAAACCACACCCGATAATCCCATCATCCGCAAATTGGAATCCAGTCTAGACGATTTGCAGGCGGCCCTGATTCAGAATCTGCAAACGCTGCAACATTCTTATGAACTCACGCGCAATCAATTGAAGGAACAGTTGCAGGCTATCCAGAATACTGCCTTGCAGCTGCCGGAAAAGGAAGATCAGCTGAACAATATCAGGCAGGCACAGCTCATCAAAAACGCGCTTTATACCTATTTGCTGCAAAAACGGGAAGAGATTGGCATTCAGCTGGCCTCCATCGCTCCGGACGGGAAGATTTTTTCATCGGCCACTGCTGGTAATTTTCCCGTAGCTCCGCGCCGCCGGACGGTGGCTATCGTCGCCTTGCTTTTTGCCTTTGCCTTTCCGGTGGGAATCATTTATGTAAAAGATATGCTGAATGATAAAGTGATGACCCGGGCTGATGTACGCAAACACGCCACCCTCGGTATCATTGGTGAAATAGGCCACAGCCGTAGCGATGAGCCTTTGGTGGTATTGCCTGACAGCCGAGATATGATAGCTGAGCAGTTTCGGATTCTGCGGGCCAACCTGATCCGTGAACTTTCGGTGATTCCGCATGCTCCGCTTATCATGATTTGCTCTTCATTTGCAGGCGAGGGTAAATCATTTCTTTCGTGCAATCTGGCATCATCGTTTGCCCTTCGGGGGCAACGGGTGCTGCTCATGGAATTTGATCTGCGTAAACCAAAACTGATGGAGCGCCTGCAGATGCCCGTCGGCAAAGGCATTGCAGACGTACTCAGGGGGAAGGCTGATCTCTCTGCTGCTATTCAGCAGGTGCCGCAGGTGGACCAGCTGTTTGTCATATCAGCCGGCAGCCTGCCCTCCAACCCGGCCGAACTGATTTTATCAGCCACCATGCCGGCACTCATTAAGAAGGTTCGTGAGCAGTTCGATCTGATTGTCATAGATACACCGCCCGTGAGTTTTGTGAGCGATGCCTTTATCCTGGGGGAATATGCCGATCTCACCCTGCTGGTGGTGCGTCAGCGTTTCACCCTGCGACGGCATGTGGAAATGCTGGAGGATTTGCACCAGCAAAAGCGGTTTGCCCGCCCCTTTATCGTGGTGAACGATGTGAAATGGGCCGGCTATCAGGGATATTACCAGTATGGCTATGGGTATTACGGTGCAAACGGATATGGATATTATATCTCCGGTCGCCGAAGGAAAAGCATTCGCAGCTGGCTGCAATCCTAA